In Halobaculum limi, one DNA window encodes the following:
- a CDS encoding tyrosine-type recombinase/integrase, with the protein MSAVDRPGEEGDDPVGYFLDDMEMHGKSQRTRTEYGRVLRRFEAFLADPSRGPGGTTETPRGASHRDCMAFVHALRRDPDLADSTTATYAAYLHRFYAYMTQVGAFDANPMALVMEELDERIDTDPTRREISVPAMRSFIDDIAHPLERALVVTLLKTGMRVGELCNLDLRDLSLAQSVDGYDLGTRAQLDGRANSLYVTSEPAVGHVYNGEERTASNKRKRGTVVPVDDELAETLLWWLAIRPDAASPADPLFVGTGSGWGERVTPEQVGRIVRDHAREAGWYEQGAGASANVTPHYFRHFFTTHLRDRTGDRGVVKYLRGDVADDIIDTYTHNWGDNVRETYERHIYSLFA; encoded by the coding sequence ATGAGCGCCGTCGACCGTCCCGGCGAGGAGGGTGACGACCCCGTCGGCTACTTCCTCGACGATATGGAGATGCACGGGAAGAGCCAGCGCACGCGGACGGAGTACGGGCGGGTACTGCGACGGTTCGAGGCGTTTCTCGCCGACCCGTCTCGTGGTCCCGGAGGTACGACTGAGACGCCGCGTGGGGCCTCACACCGCGACTGTATGGCGTTCGTCCACGCCCTCCGCCGTGACCCAGATCTGGCTGATTCGACCACTGCAACGTACGCTGCGTACCTCCATCGCTTCTACGCGTACATGACGCAGGTAGGCGCCTTCGACGCGAATCCGATGGCGTTGGTGATGGAGGAACTCGACGAGCGCATCGACACTGACCCGACCAGACGTGAGATATCCGTGCCCGCGATGCGGTCGTTCATCGACGACATCGCGCATCCGCTCGAACGGGCGCTCGTCGTCACCCTGCTCAAGACCGGGATGCGCGTGGGCGAACTGTGTAACCTCGACCTACGGGACCTCTCGCTTGCGCAGTCGGTCGACGGGTACGACCTCGGCACGCGCGCGCAGTTGGACGGGCGTGCGAACTCGCTGTACGTTACGAGCGAGCCCGCCGTCGGCCACGTGTACAACGGCGAGGAGCGCACCGCATCCAACAAGCGCAAGCGCGGAACCGTCGTCCCCGTCGACGACGAACTCGCGGAGACGCTGCTGTGGTGGCTCGCGATCCGCCCCGACGCCGCCTCGCCCGCCGATCCGCTGTTCGTCGGGACGGGAAGCGGGTGGGGTGAGCGAGTGACGCCCGAACAGGTAGGTCGGATCGTTCGCGACCACGCGAGGGAGGCCGGGTGGTACGAACAGGGTGCGGGCGCGTCGGCGAACGTCACGCCCCACTACTTCCGACACTTCTTCACGACGCATCTCCGCGACCGCACCGGCGACCGCGGCGTCGTGAAGTACCTCCGTGGGGACGTCGCCGACGACATCATCGACACCTACACCCACAACTGGGGCGACAACGTCCGCGAGACGTACGAACGGCACATCTACTCGCTGTTCGCGTAG
- a CDS encoding DUF5805 domain-containing protein, whose amino-acid sequence MSQADADTDRVAVTVRLPAYQKQAWVEEADRLDMSQSEFVRTMVQAGRRDLGIADAFGDPKGVDADSPSTEHEPATNSASEEGASPPTDPRGNDLETRLLEALDRRDVLSFDELVEAVAGDIEERVDETMGDLQSRGAVRYSGREGGYTLVER is encoded by the coding sequence ATGAGCCAGGCGGACGCGGACACCGACCGGGTCGCCGTCACGGTTCGGCTTCCGGCGTACCAGAAGCAGGCGTGGGTCGAGGAAGCCGACCGACTGGATATGTCGCAGTCGGAGTTCGTTCGGACGATGGTCCAGGCGGGCCGCCGTGACCTCGGCATCGCCGATGCGTTCGGCGACCCGAAGGGCGTCGACGCCGATTCACCCTCGACCGAGCACGAACCGGCAACAAACTCTGCATCTGAGGAGGGTGCTTCTCCCCCCACAGACCCCAGGGGTAACGACCTCGAAACACGCCTCCTCGAAGCCCTCGATCGACGGGACGTTCTGTCGTTCGACGAACTGGTCGAGGCGGTCGCCGGCGACATCGAGGAACGTGTCGACGAGACGATGGGTGACCTCCAGTCGCGCGGGGCCGTTCGCTACAGCGGCCGGGAGGGTGGGTACACACTGGTGGAGCGATGA